In Hylaeus volcanicus isolate JK05 unplaced genomic scaffold, UHH_iyHylVolc1.0_haploid 12237, whole genome shotgun sequence, the genomic stretch gagaaaaagttGCTTTAGAAcgtaaggaaaaaaaagaaaaacgtttacTTAAAGCACAGAAGAAAGTCACCCTATCAACGCAGGAAATAGTGtcataaaacaattaattaccgAGACttttaaagaatgaaaagCTTTTCTAAACgctaattgatatttttttttcttgaaattatttggatacatagaatattcaaaaaacTGACTCGATTAACACTTTTCTAGAGTTATTAGTATTCGTTAGCAGTCATGAAAAAAACGAAGTCATTCACATATTTTGGTTTTTGACAAGCAAACTTTGCTTCTTCATTGTTCGTACAAACTGTTATATTGAACTATTGTTTTCCACACGACTTATTTGACATCAAACCATTGCGAAAActccttttaaaaaaacttctCATTCAATGTGTATAGTGAATGCATTCTTTTAATTAGTACAGTAAAGACTTTATTTCTTTAGTAGTACAtaagctttttttttgtgtttgttACACAAACGCATGCAAAGATACTGTAagccttttttttaattcgtatggaaaagaaaagctcataattaattaacaaaaaatcaagGCGTCATACTATGGAAACCTCTCAAAACATGACTAGtccttttttgaaaaaaatatctgaaaatgtattaattcaACCTTTAGTCGAGCAAAATAAACAAGATGTGACTTATAAGCCCCCACGATCCGTAAGACAAAAATCATGTTGTTCCTTTTTTAACCCACGAAAACTTGTGTGGAATTTTAGTTAACATTCCAAATACTTACTGGATTAATTTTTGGTTTCTGCTCTGGATATGCTTTATACTGCACTTTAAAGTTCATTGCTTTTTTCTTAGGGTAACGcatccacttttttttttgagtaCTGAATTTGTTTGTGTATTTTAAgatcctttttcatttttattcaactactggtaaaaaagtaaaattcaaagaatgCTTTGTTTTTATAACCAATACTTTCACAGGAATATTACGGTTTTATAACGACACACCGCGAAAAAATTCAGCAACGTTTATATGAATTGTCCGATATCAATAACGATGGACAAGTTAACATTCATGGTATGCtttttaagaaacttttattggaagaatttatttcaaacctCTTTAGATCTTAACGACTTAAGAAATCGTGTTATAACGTTTTTGTCTCATGGATTACCAAGTAATTCTTTTATCATAGTTTCACATCCATTCACGGTTCTTTTCTTAGGTGttgcttctttttctactGGATTCATGTTAGGTGTCAAAAacgttttttgaaaattcaataagGAATATATTGCAAAGGTCATTAATCGCtcgattttcttaatttttttaccttATATAAGTTGAGTGAGGAAACATGGCCGTAACGTTAAATATTGACgtcacattattttttttatagtaagcctctagtaaaagaaaaagtatttttaaggtctttgaaatgttttcttttaacgagGTACGgtttaaattcttaaaaaaaaaattgaataaattctttatctcATGTATTGTTCgtctaattttattcaaccAATTACTAAAATTTCCTTCACACTTCAACAGTTCTTTTACTCAATTCAAAGGGttattaatatgtttttatgaaatctctgttaaacataaaataattaagtgtatttagttttttttttttcattatttctctCACTTcaataatcaatttcaataaaaaaaaacacatttaaaaaaaaaaagacacatttgtattaaaaagatCACTTTATACTTTGCATAAAACAAAACCCGTTGCTTGGAATGAGAAGCcgataatttaaatgatatatttttggtcggtaaaagaaacaaatctaAAGATATTATATAAAGTTATTACAAGAAAATCTCTTTAAAGTTAAGAAATAGTGaaactaaaaacaaaattcttttttaaaccatgttttatttttaaatgaattcataAAGGGAAAACTACTTGCATTTGACTTGATCAGCTACAGACGAGAACACCCGTTGTGTATAACTCAATAACCCAACGAAGACAACCATGAACAAGCAGGCCTAGAAGAACATTACCATGGGCTAGAAATCCATACATGGCGGGTATTAAAAGAGATgctgtaaagaaaataaaaggattaTCTGTAATTGGAAGGATGTCCTGAGTTTTTAATTGAAGCCATGATATTGCAGAGTATTTCAAAAGCCCAGAACGCTGTGGTAACGATGTATGTGATTTTGTCTTGTACACATCAGAATAATCGGTCGGCATTTTCTCTTGGTACTTTTCTAATGCTGCCAGAACCCatgcattaaataatactaacgTTTGTCGTACAGGGCCTCTTTGTTTAATACCGCTACACGTTGATGAAATGGTAGTTGATATTGACTTATCGTAAACACGCTTATCCTCGTAACAAAGATCTTGACACACttgcttcttttctttctcttgtTCTCTACTGTAGGTTAACTGATTTGACATACTACTGAATTGAGTATCACTGGTAGAACAAGATTGCACTTGAGATTCTGTTGACACCACTTGCTTGCTTATTGTAcgaatattgttttcttttaaagattcctttatttctttaaaatttttaggCATTTCAGATCGTACTAAAAGTGACAGAAAATTAGGTGATTGAATCATACGAGGAAAAGAATGACAacataaatgcacagaaactgCGGTAAGAGAATAACCGAATACAATTTCGGCGAAAATTCGGCAACGATTCGGATGATTCCAAGCAAAGATTGCACCGGCTATACCTCCTAAATGAAGCGTAATGACCACGAAAACCATGACAGGACGagcattttttatataacgttccacataaaataatataaataaataggcGTAGGAAGTATAAAGTAAAAGTGCAAATAAGGCATTTTCTTGTTCTAATGTTGCTGGTACCATGGAACCTTTAGAAGCTCGGAACAAAACACGAAATGATAGGTACATCCCCACAAACATTTGTGTTGTTTGACAGACGGTAATATAAGAACTTACGGTCACTAAAAAACGATGTCGAGGATACAAAGTAGCGATGGCAAAATAAAGATACATGAAACTGTGAATGGTTAGATTGATGAAAGCAAAAAGATGACCAAACGACGCGGAAACTTTCAAAGCATGCCAGCAATATAATGTGACTGTTAAATGATGATACACATGAAGAAAGCGtagtggttttttttttaaaaccaatAAAAAACTATCACCGAATTCAATGGCTTTAGTTAGTGAAAAAATGCTTATGCAAGCTCGTACATATGGATGAGTTTCAGCTTCAGATAAGTTCATTATTGTTAAGCATAAAGGATCATagatgataaaaatagaaacaccTAAACCAGAAAGGCAAGAGAGCATCACATTCCATGTAAAATACAGCCCTTTTAGCTGAAACggttttcgatttttcataaAGTGTTGGACTGCAAAAAGTAAAGGGGCATACAAGGCAGTTGCTACAAGAATGGCTATTTCATAACGTTGTCGCAAAAGATTTCCTCGCCCAGGTACCCAATAATCCGACTCGTGCAAAACTTGTTGTTGAatcatgaactttactttctaTAAATAGCTacttgaaatgaataatttttttaaatataattacttaataGTATAccggaataatattattcttacttttctttcgatttataagtcattgaaaaaaaatttctattatacgGTTGAAagtaggaatttttatttaaaaattaaaaaaaaaagaaaattgtttagtaATGAATGttaatcaacaaaatattacgaCACTACGGCGACTCACTGAAGCATGCACTTTTCGATGTCTCTCTATTCCTACCACACATAAAACACTTTGTTGAATTGACTAATTTAAAACTGTTTGACGCTAAGTTTTTTTTAGCaattattactaaaatatCTATAAAACACGCAAAAACCAAGAATTAACAGAGGAATGTATTATGATAACACTTTACTTTtgttaagataaaaatattcttccacTGGTTATCtttgtcaaataaataatttttaaacataacaAGTTTGCACAAGAAAGAATGTTGTGATACACTTCTTGACAAACAAGACTCacaaatagaaatgaaaaataatggtAATGATAAATCACTTGTTATAGAAAAAACAGTTTCATCTcggcgtgaaaaaaaaaagatctaTTTATCAGaggttttcaaaaattgtagaaaatttctataaaaataaaataatcagcgtacaatcacaaaaaaaaaatggttgaaCGTTTagcatttttgtttctttgtagGTTTCGCGAGTCACTCGAAACATGTTCTTTACGAAACAAATTGTTCTCATCTTTCCAAATACAGTGTTGTTACatttccaaaattaaaaaaaaaaaaatttttaaaccaaaAAAATAACTCCTTTTTCATGTGTCGTAATATACCACCATTTTTCGTGTATGCTTTaagaaacgaatacaaaaCATGAAGAAGCATAGACTGATTTCAACTGTGTCTAAATCTGTTTCTTCTTCGCTAGAGAAAAGACATGACGTACAGAATGCGTTAGCACTCTATTTACCATTAAAACTTCATCATGCTTGCTAATGTGTACCATACAGGATTTGTATCAATTTTCTATTCAGGTCAAACACATTGTTTGCAAATATGGAAACGTCATCTAGGGGAGGGTTCTATATGTAACATTACTGAAGATGATGTGGTCAATTGTAACGTATTAGAGTTAGCATCCGATGAACTTTCATCCACTTTTATTACTTGCCCTCCGCAACCGAATTCGAGCTTAGGGATAAAACTTCCGTTTTTAGTATTTCTTGTTAAAAATGTAGGTTGAAATCAAGTTATAAAAGTTTTCCATGTACAaacgattttctttaattttaattctttgtagatagagaaatatttcacatttgaAGTACATGTTTTTGATGACCAGCAAAAAaagcttcgttttcgttcctcaaattttcaatatacagCTCGGATAACGCCAGACATTTGTACTTTACCTTTAAGGCTTGAAAAGGGAtggaacaaaattcaaattaatttacccGAATTAGTTAGAAAAGCCTACGGTACAACTTTTGTTGAGACGATTTGCGTCCAACTACATCCCAATTGTCGCTTACTTCGAATCTATTTTTCCGATAAGCTTTATGATGAAACACAGCTTCCtatggaattaaaattgtatcaacGAGAGAACAgataaacaattgaaaaatcttGCTTGTTTTCTGATTGCTTGAAAAATATGACTTTTGTAAtgctttgaaaaaattacaatagtTACCGTCTGTAagtcagaaatatttttgtctttctttatttagaattcCTTTCTCATTTCAGTCTTTTCAAAAGTTAAAGACTCAATGCTGAACCACCTTAGCACAAATTATccttttaataatgaaatgctttttttttccacaaaCGACAAAGTAAATTAccacatttgaaaaaaatttttacaaaaaaaaatattttatcaaaaaagtGTAAAACTTTGCAGTCTTAAGTACAGTCGTTGATTCCTTTTTAGTGTTAAAACTCCAAAAGgtttcagatttttttctGGATTGTAAGGTTTATAAATGTGAACTTGTAacaaaaaacttttattagtcaaaattaaaacattctaaattgttttttaGCCGTTCcaaaaatttgattcttcTCAACTTTCAAAACGTTAAATTTAACTGTCTTCGATAACGGGCGACACTGGCCAACAGTAACAATATCTCCTTCCGCTACCGTAAAACAAGGCGAGCAGTGGACTGCCATATTCTTATGTCGTTTTTCAAAAcggttatatttttgaacATAATGCAAATAATGTCTTCGGATAACAATGgtatgtttcattttagtagaaaTAACCATTCCTCTATAAAACAACAAGATATAACCCGagcgtttttttataaaagctaACTTTAAAATGCGTCCTCGAATCGAAACATCACCAGTAAACGGACATTTGCGATCGATATAAGATCCCTCTTTTGCTTCAGTTGGAGTCACAAACCCTAATCCAACATCTTTATACCATCTAGTTCCGcgtgactttttttttccgaAAAGTTTTTTTGAAGCAAGAAATACACATTTTTGCTTTTGGAAAGCTTTTTCGTGCtaaaatcgtaataaaaagCAAAATGAATTGATTACACAacaatgttttttcttttagtataTTCTTACTTGGTTCTCAAGTACGCTAGTTACATGAATACCCGCAGTCATTGACTCAAAAGTAGAACTACAAAAAGCTTACCAAAAACAGAattcgttttgaaaaaatagaacACTTTTAATCATAGTAGTCACAGTAATTAACTAGGTACTTGGGTCAGATTtactttttgatttatttaactaAAACATGAAAGACGTAACAAAGTGATTTAGTATTGCAATTATTTCTgccttttttttcatttttattaccaaTTTATTACTGtgtataatttacattatttaaacataagAGAATAACATTGATGCATTCAACTGTTTTGTTTAGATTCTGCTACGTTTTTTTCCATTTGAGCCAGTTGTAGTGCCTAGGATATTCCAATAAGTACAGTGTATCTACTGATAAATACTTACAAGTCGGGTTTGCACCACAAGCATTTCAGCTAAAATACGATATCTTGCGACTGCATcaccctatatatatatatatactattttatataacttTTTGGCACTGTTTTTGCACTAACTTGATTGTTTTCTTTACTTGCACCTGAATCCtaccaaaagaaattaacaattattatttcaaaacatagTATAAACTACTAATGCAATATTTGTAGTTGAATTCTactattaaaaagaaatactatgATTGATAAATACCTGACACAAAACGTTTGGGGAACTTGTCAAACAGCTTagtagaatatataaaaaaaaaagtaagccAATTTTTCGAGCattgaatgaaaacattttcgtgTTGtgattcaaaaattttattaaaaagttgtgTATGTACTCCCGCCCGCAAAAGGCGTAGatgaataattatatgaaaatgtcgatattactctgttttttaataatctaaaaggtacaacatttttactaATGcttgtttcatttgtttatgaGTATCctattgataaaaaaatcgcaaatattcaattaaagagacTCATGAACAAGGCAAAACATACATTTTGGCCAAACAGGAATAATCGACTTCATTAGAATTCTGGTTTGCACTTCTAAAaccttttattaaattaattttttaaaatgcgAAACATACTTTAgtaggaaatttatttcttcattcgtCAAATGGTCACCTaggtgttttaaaataaacgttatTTGATTACGGGACAATTTTCCAGATTTCTGAAAcccagaagaagaaaaaataagcCTTTCACTAAAATGTCAAGTGTACTAAAATGACATACATTATGatcaaaatgtttaaaaaagcGACTCAATTCATTTACGGAATC encodes the following:
- the LOC128884162 gene encoding uncharacterized protein LOC128884162, producing the protein MIQQQVLHESDYWVPGRGNLLRQRYEIAILVATALYAPLLFAVQHFMKNRKPFQLKGLYFTWNVMLSCLSGLGVSIFIIYDPLCLTIMNLSEAETHPYVRACISIFSLTKAIEFGDSFLLVLKKKPLRFLHVYHHLTVTLYCWHALKVSASFGHLFAFINLTIHSFMYLYFAIATLYPRHRFLVTVSSYITVCQTTQMFVGMYLSFRVLFRASKGSMVPATLEQENALFALLLYTSYAYLFILFYVERYIKNARPVMVFVVITLHLGGIAGAIFAWNHPNRCRIFAEIVFGYSLTAVSVHLCCHSFPRMIQSPNFLSLLVRSEMPKNFKEIKESLKENNIRTISKQVVSTESQVQSCSTSDTQFSSMSNQLTYSREQEKEKKQVCQDLCYEDKRVYDKSISTTISSTCSGIKQRGPVRQTLVLFNAWVLAALEKYQEKMPTDYSDVYKTKSHTSLPQRSGLLKYSAISWLQLKTQDILPITDNPFIFFTASLLIPAMYGFLAHGNVLLGLLVHGCLRWVIELYTTGVLVCS